The proteins below are encoded in one region of Homo sapiens chromosome 2, GRCh38.p14 Primary Assembly:
- the SCG2 gene encoding secretogranin-2 precursor: MAEAKTHWLGAALSLIPLIFLISGAEAASFQRNQLLQKEPDLRLENVQKFPSPEMIRALEYIENLRQQAHKEESSPDYNPYQGVSVPLQQKENGDESHLPERDSLSEEDWMRIILEALRQAENEPQSAPKENKPYALNSEKNFPMDMSDDYETQQWPERKLKHMQFPPMYEENSRDNPFKRTNEIVEEQYTPQSLATLESVFQELGKLTGPNNQKRERMDEEQKLYTDDEDDIYKANNIAYEDVVGGEDWNPVEEKIESQTQEEVRDSKENIEKNEQINDEMKRSGQLGIQEEDLRKESKDQLSDDVSKVIAYLKRLVNAAGSGRLQNGQNGERATRLFEKPLDSQSIYQLIEISRNLQIPPEDLIEMLKTGEKPNGSVEPERELDLPVDLDDISEADLDHPDLFQNRMLSKSGYPKTPGRAGTEALPDGLSVEDILNLLGMESAANQKTSYFPNPYNQEKVLPRLPYGAGRSRSNQLPKAAWIPHVENRQMAYENLNDKDQELGEYLARMLVKYPEIINSNQVKRVPGQGSSEDDLQEEEQIEQAIKEHLNQGSSQETDKLAPVSKRFPVGPPKNDDTPNRQYWDEDLLMKVLEYLNQEKAEKGREHIAKRAMENM; the protein is encoded by the coding sequence ATGGCTGAAGcaaagacccactggcttggagcAGCCCTGTCTCTTATCCCTTTAATTTTCCTCATCTCTGGGGCTGAAGCAGCTTCATTTCAGAGAAACCAGCTGCTTCAGAAAGAACCAGACCTCAGGTTGGAAAATGTCCAAAAGTTTCCCAGTCCTGAAATGATCAGGGCTTTGGAGTACATAGAAAACCTCCGACAACAAGCTCATAAGGAAGAAAGCAGCCCAGATTATAATCCCTACCAAGGTGTCTCTGTCCCCcttcagcaaaaagaaaatggcGATGAAAGCCACTTGCCCGAGAGGGATTCACTGAGTGAAGAAGACTGGATGAGAATAATACTCGAAGCTTTGAGACAGGCTGAAAATGAGCCTCAGTCTGcaccaaaagaaaataagcccTATGCCTTGAATTCAGAAAAGAACTTTCCAATGGACATGAGTGATGATTATGAGACACAGCAGTGGCCAGAAAGAAAGCTTAAGCACATGCAATTCCCTCCTATGTATGAAGAGAATTCCAGGGATAACCCCTTTAAACGCACAAATGAAATAGTGGAGGAACAATATACTCCTCAAAGCCTTGCTACATTGGAATCTGTCTTCCAAGAGCTGGGGAAACTGACAGGACCAAACAACCAGAAACGTGAGAGGATGGATGAGGAGCAAAAACTTTATACGGATGATGAAGATGATATCTACAAGGCTAATAACATTGCCTATGAAGATGTGGTCGGGGGAGAAGACTGGAACCCAGTAGAGGAGAAAATAGAGAGTCAAACCCAGGAAGAGGTGAGAGACAGCaaagagaatatagaaaaaaatgaacaaatcaacGATGAGATGAAACGCTCAGGGCAGCTTGGCATCCAGGAAGAAGATCTTCGGAAAGAGAGTAAAGACCAACTCTCAGATGATGTCTCCAAAGTAATTGCCTATTTGAAAAGGTTAGTAAATGCTGCAGGAAGTGGGAGGTTACAGAATGGGCAAAATGGGGAAAGGGCCACCAGgctttttgagaaacctcttGATTCTCAGTCTATTTATCAGCTGATTGAAATCTCAAGGAATTTACAGATACCCCCAGAAGACTTAATTGAGATGCTCAAAACTGGGGAGAAGCCGAATGGATCAGTGGAACCGGAGCGGGAGCTTGACCTTCCTGTTGACCTAGATGACATCTCAGAGGCTGACTTAGACCATCCAGACCTGTTCCAAAATAGGATGCTCTCCAAGAGTGGCTACCCTAAAACACCTGGTCGTGCTGGGACTGAGGCCCTACCAGACGGGCTCAGTGTTGAggatattttaaatcttttaggGATGGAGAGTGCAGCAAATCAGAAAACGTCGTATTTTCCCAATCCATATAACCAGGAGAAAGTTCTGCCAAGGCTCCCTTATGGTGCTGGAAGATCTAGATCGAACCAGCTTCCCAAAGCTGCCTGGATTCCACATGTTGAAAACAGACAGATGGCATATGAAAACCTGAACGACAAGGATCAAGAATTAGGTGAGTACTTGGCCAGGATGCTAGTTAAATACCCTGAGATCATTAATTCAAACCAAGTGAAGCGAGTTCCTGGTCAAGGCTCATCTGAAGATGACCTGCAGGAAGAGGAACAAATTGAGCAGGCCATCAAAGAGCATTTGAATCAAGGCAGCTCTCAGGAGACTGACAAGCTGGCCCCGGTGAGCAAAAGGTTCCCTGTGGGGCCCCCGAAGAATGATGATACCCCAAATAGGCAGTACTGGGATGAAGATCTGTTAATGAAAGTGCTGGAATACCTCAAccaagaaaaggcagaaaagggaagggagcATATTGCTAAGAGAGCAATGGAAAATATGTAA